In the Tachyglossus aculeatus isolate mTacAcu1 chromosome 6, mTacAcu1.pri, whole genome shotgun sequence genome, ttgtttcttaggGTTAATTCAGGGATTTAATTCAGGCAAGCAAATTCATCACTGGATGTGCAAAgataccttttctcccactgGGGTGtgaaaaaacaaaggaaaatccACCAATTTCACCACCCTTAAACCAGGCTGGACTAGTTCCTTTGGTGACCCACCTCTGACCAAAGGCTATCTGTGCATTTCATTGTTACTTTGAAAGGACCACATTTCCAGCAGCAGTTACCTTGGAAGCTATAGAATTCAGTGAGTATCTGGTCTTCATCACAGCCTGAACGTCCACTCCAGCTTTTGGATTCTTTTAAAAAAGGATCTAATTCATTTCCTTCCCACCTCTTAAATTAATAGAGGACTTTACAATTTAATTCTGGATGGTAACCATCGGGAATAAAAATATctgcattatcttgtatttcctacTTTCACCCCTACCCCAATTCCATTTGGCTGACTCACTGGAGAGTCAGTAGTTCCTTTGAAATGAAGGTGATTGGAGGCTGAGAGCTCTAGCTTGTGAAATCAGACCAAATCTGCAGCTTCCCAAATAGGCCCAGCTATCTTCCAAACTTTTGACATACTCTAACTCCAGACACATTTTTGCGTAACATTGGAATGTATATTCTGGCTAAATATCACTTAAGAGAAATGGAATGTTATTTTGTGAGACAAACATTTTGGCTGAGGTTAGAAAACAGCCTTCTCTCCATGTCCCCACCATCCTGCCCCCAAAAGAGTTAGTGAAATGAAGATATTACATTCATTCTGTATCTCTGGGCTTCTAAGCAGTGAAGGAACATCAAGTGCCCAAGAgaagtattaataatattaattgtggcatttcttaagcgcttactatgtgccaaactatgTTCTCTTTCCCGATCACTGGAGAGAGATTAGGCTTATTTTGTGTATCTCTGAAAAGTGAAGGGCTAAATTAAGCTAACCTCTTTGGCACTAATTTCCTTCAGAACTTTGAATCCTGAAGGCTACCCAGGGGTACTACTTCCCTAGCAGGTGATTTCCTCatttgaaagaaagaaaataaaaacaggagGAAACTGTTGTGAGAATTTCAATTCCACCCACTACAAAAAAAGCAGAGACATCACTTACATTTCTTGATCAAGGAAACCTAATTCCAACCTAATTTGAACTGCCCTCAGTGATCTAATGACTTCAGACTAGAGACCAGGTCATCCGCAGATCTCAGCTCTGAGAAATACACAATTTTGTGTTGGGTGACTCCTGGAAATTATACCATCTGCTCCTTTTCAGATGATGGCTAATGACCAGGAATCCTGGGGACCACTCATTGGGCTTGCCAGACTCATTGGGCTTGTACTTTCTAAAATTCAATCTCTCTTTCCTTTGTCTTGGTTCCGGAGGTAAGAGAAAATGAATAAACTGAGCGAGGCCAACTACACTGAGGTCACAGAATTCATCCTGGTTGGACTTTCCCATCAGCCCAAAAGTCAAATCATTTTCTTCTGTATCTTGCTCCATCTCTATCTGGGAACCATCGTGGGAAATATCTTCATCATTATGgtagtgtggaaagagcctcgaCTTCACACCccaatgtatttcttcctctgcaATCTGTCCTTTGTTGACCTGTGTTCCACCACCACCTTGGTGCCTCTGGCCCTTGTCAACTGTCTGAGAGACTGCCCCACTATCACCTACAATGACTGCTTCGCCCAAATGACCATCTTCGTCTTCTGGAGCATCACTGAGTGCTGGCTGTTGGCCGTCATGGCTTACGACCGATTTGTTGCCATATCAAACCCCCTGCATTATGCGGTGATCATGACAATGAGGGCTTGTTTCCAGATTACCGCTACCATGTGGATAAGTAGCTTCCTCCTGGCCCTACTTCCTGTGGTCACCGTACCGCTTCGGTTTTGTGCTGGGCACAATGTAGTGAACCATTTTGCATGTGAGGTGGAAGCCATCTTAAAGCTGGTCTGCTCAAACACCACTGTCAGTGAGATCCTGATGTGGATAAACTCGATCTTCATCATGCTCCTCCCCTTTCTGTTTATCCTCTTCTCTTATATCCGGATCTTAGTGGCCATCTTGAAAATTCCCTCCACAGCTGGGCGGaggaaagctttctccacctgtggatcACACCTGACTGTTGTGACCATCTACTATGGGACCCTCATCTCCATTTACCTCAAACTTCAGAACAAAGACAGTATGGACCAGGACAAAATAGTCTTCCTATTTTATGGAATAGTGATCCCCATGACGAACCCTCTCATTTATACGTTGAGAAACAAGGATGTGATTGGAGCCTTAAGAAAGGTAGCTGGGAGAACCAAGCAAGTAAGGCTTTCAGTGTGAATTCTGCGTTGAGGCTGACTTGAGAAACAGGTATAATTCATTACAGGAGAGAAACTAACTAGAATTGATCCATAAGTACATTTGGAGGGCCCCAGACTCTAAGGCTGGCTCCCacatttgctgtgagaccttgggcaagtcccttaatttatttgtgcctcagtttcctcatctgttaagtggggattccatacctattctctgcccttcttagactgtgagcccagtgtgggacaggactgtgtctgatttgattacacCAATGTTTAGTACATTACTTGGTctataagcacctaacaaatacaattattactatttatgtatctttaaatgatatattataaattacatagttatattaataattaagtgatttgccccaagtcacacagctgacaattggaggagccgggatttgaacccatgacctctgactccaaagcccgtgctctggaaagtggggattaataatgataatggtgcttattaagcgcttactatgtgcaaagtagtgttctaaacgctggggaggttacaaggcgataagactgcccacagtcttaatcctcattttatagatgaggtcactgaggcccagagaagctaagtgacttgtccaaagtcacacagccgacaatcggcagacccgggattagaacccaagacctcccccttctagactgtgagcccgctgttgggtagggactgtctctgtgtcgctgacttgtacttcccaagcgcttagtccagtgctctgcacacagtaagcgctcaataaatacgattgattgattgattgacctctgactcctaaacccgtgctctttccactgagccacgctgcttaagaccgagtcctatgcgggactgggactgttGCCAAACcggtttgcttggatccaccctaacgtttagtacagtgtctggcgcataataagcacttaaataccgtaatatttataattctgtaattctatttattctgatggtattgacacatgtctatttgttttgttgtccgtctgagcctgttgttgggtagggactgtctctatctgttgccgttttgtacttcccaagcacttagtacagtgctctgcacacagtaagcgctcaataaatataaatgaatgaatgaattaatgtctctctcccactcaggaatgtaagcttgttgtaggaggcagggaacatgctgccAACTTTGCTGTTTAGAAcgctccgaagcgcttagcacacagtgctcagcccacagtacttAAATAGTACTTTTGTTACTCTTCCCGGTGTAGGGAGGGGTTGGGCAGGAGAGATGTTGGTGTGTGTGCTTGTCTCTGTGCGTGCGTTTTCACTCAGTATGGAGTGGCAGAAACCTGAGGCCTAGCAGAAGCAGAGACACCTAGTGAGTTGGAGAGAGTGCCCTACAACTGGACAGAAAGgaacaaggtaactgagggctacctcctgtccctggagCACACTAgaaccctccctccatctctttgtTTTACCTCAAAATTCTCCTCTGTTCCTAGTCCAGAGCAAACTAGGACTTCCCGAGCTGGAACCTGCCTAGCGGCCAATGGCCGAGCTCTCTTGAAAATAGGATGATGGGGTAATTTGCCCTTTGTAGGGGGCCCCCCTACGATGGAAGAGCAGATCTTATAATTTCCCTGATTAGGGGaattagtaagaataataataatgatggcatgtattaagtgcttactatgtgcaaagcactgttctaatcactgtggaggttacaaggtattcaggttgtcccacgggaggctccacagtcttcatccccattttatagatgaattaactgaggcccagagaagtccgggatttgaaccctgacctctgactccaaagcccgtgctctttctagttTGCCACACTGCTTAAGCTGACCAAAAAGAGGGGAGACTCAGAGAGGCTGGATGGTTACCCACAGATCTAAATACGAGGGACCTGATTAGTGATAAGAATGGTGACGTTTTATTTCAGAGATAATCTCTCTCGGGTGAGCCCTCTCAGATTTATCAAGCCCAAAGAATTAGGGCTTTTCTCCCTTTAAATCTTTCAGGATCTGGAGTAggtttgtggggaagggggaggggagacaacAAAGTGTAAAACCAGCCACATTTGCTCTCAGGTTCAGTCCAAGGGACACCCACTACACCAAATGTGAGAAAAACTCTTGTCATCTTGACCTAGGCCAGGTCCCCCCTACCCCTTCACCGCTGCATGAAACTCTCCAACTGTTCCTGCAGGGAGTTGAGCTGTGGAGAGATTAGACACATAGAGGAAACAGGAGGCACTTCTGCAGGCCCTCTGGTAcctgatttggggtggggggaaatctaCCCCAGCAGGAAACTTCTCCCAGACCTAAATTTCATCCCAACTGTGACTCATCCAGTGGTTCTTCGCAGTTTGGAGTGTGGATggtggcatatttattgagcgcttactgtgtgcagagcactgtactaagcactagggaagtacaagtcaggaacatatagagaaggtccctacccaacaatgggctagcagtatagaaggaggagacagacaatgaaacaaaacatgtagacaggtgtcagaatcatcagaaaaaattgaattatagctatatacacatcattaacaaaatagagtagtaaatatgtacaagtaaaat is a window encoding:
- the LOC119929642 gene encoding olfactory receptor 13H1-like, which gives rise to MNKLSEANYTEVTEFILVGLSHQPKSQIIFFCILLHLYLGTIVGNIFIIMVVWKEPRLHTPMYFFLCNLSFVDLCSTTTLVPLALVNCLRDCPTITYNDCFAQMTIFVFWSITECWLLAVMAYDRFVAISNPLHYAVIMTMRACFQITATMWISSFLLALLPVVTVPLRFCAGHNVVNHFACEVEAILKLVCSNTTVSEILMWINSIFIMLLPFLFILFSYIRILVAILKIPSTAGRRKAFSTCGSHLTVVTIYYGTLISIYLKLQNKDSMDQDKIVFLFYGIVIPMTNPLIYTLRNKDVIGALRKVAGRTKQVRLSV